The following is a genomic window from Akkermansiaceae bacterium.
CGCTGATACACAAAGCCACCGGTTTCTTCGTAAGGGTTCACCGGGTCGGCAAAATGCTTGATGTTTTCCGCCGTGTAAACGTCCCTGCGGATCGGCATCCGCCGGAGTGCCCGGTATTTCGGGCCGCACGGCGTGCCGGGCTTCGCGTTCCAGAGCAACTGCCCTTGGGGAGTCAACAGGAACTCGACAAATGCCTGCGCCAGTTCGGGGTCGGGCGCCCCTTTCATCACCGCGACGGGATCAACACTCGTCGAGGTCCCCCCCTTGGGGGAGATCCACCGCATCCGCGAGCTGCCGCCGTGCTTTTTCAACATCTCTTCGTAAGTCCTACCGTAAAAGTCAATCGCCATACCGGCCACCGCATTCCCCTGCGCCACATCATGGGGAATCTTGGTCGAGCTGTCGGTGAAGTAGCGTGCGTTGGCACTGATACGCTGGATTAGGTTGATCCCCCTGTCCCAGCCTTCGCTACGCGCACGCATCTCCAGCTGCTTCCGGGTTTCGCCCGGCCGATGCTTCGCTCCGGCCAGCGCCTCGTGCATCTGTTGTTGGATCAGCATTTCAAAAGCGCGTGCCACTGAGCCGCTTTTCGAGGGATCGGCCAGGGCAATACCCCCAAAGTAACGGGGATCGGCAAGGTCCGTCCATTGTGTGGGTGGCTCCAGGCCACGGCGTTTGAGGGCATCGATGTTATAACAAATCCCGAATTGCGACAGACAGACACCGACCCAGCATTTGTTTTTGTCGTAGTAGGTTTCCCCGGTGAATGCTGATGGGATCACATCCTGTGCAAACCATTCGGGATGTTGTGCAAACACTTCCAACGGTGCAAGATGGCCCTTGTCACCCTGCTGTTTGAAATCGTAATCGCCCCCGCCAAAAAAGATATCGATACCAACACCCTCATCCCCCACTTTTTCGGCGGCCGCATATTTGCCATCGAGGATCTTTCTGATTTCAGATGTCCCTCCAGGGGTCAACCAGTTGACATACACCGTCTCGCCGGTTTTGCCTTTCCACCAGGATTGAAACGCTTCGCCAAATTCACGGCGGATGGTTTCGTTGTGCGGGGTAATGATATTAATCCTGCGATCAGCATGTTCAACACGCACATCGCCCCCATCCTGTTTCTTGCTGAGTAAAATAGGTGTAGCCACACAGGCAACCAGTGCGAGTGCTACAAACGATTTGTTGTTGATCCACTTCATACCCTACGTTTACCCCATCCCAGGTTATGCTTTGAGAATGATGACATCGGACGGGTCAGCTGTAAGCATGACCTGTTCCCCGACGCCCCTCATCACCTGGGGGTTCGTTTCTGTTACATGCCATTGCTGGTCGCCTTCCCCCTGGATCTTATACTGCACACTGCTGCCCAGATACATCCTGTCGATCACCCGGCCCATGACACGGTTAATCGGCACGCCGGAATGATCGACGTAGAGTGCCTCAGGGCGGATGGATACCAGCACCTTGGTGCCTTCCTGTGGGCGCCAGTTGCCCCGGGTGACATGGCCATGAAACTGACCGGCCGTGGATGAAACACGGACCCCGAGCTGACCATCATCACGCACGATTCGATCCACACTCGCCTCAACGAGGTTGGTTTCCCCGATAAACCCGGCCACATGGGCACTGAGTGGGTTTCTGTAAATATCAGCAGGCGTTCCCGTTTGCACGATCCGGCCCGCATCCAGAATGGCCATCCGGTCGGCCATCGACAAGGCCTCTTCCTGGTCGTGGGTCACGTAGACACCTGTTAGATTGTTTTCTTTGACGATCCGACGGATCTCGGAACGCATTTCGAGACGAAGCTTGGCATCCAGGTTGGACAAAGGCTCGTCTAACAACAAACATTTGGGCTTCACCACAAGTGCCCGCGCCAAGGCAACACGCTGTTGCTGGCCACCGGACATGTGGTCGATACGACGATCACCATACCCCTCGAGATGCACCATCGCGAGAGCTTCGTCGACACGTTGTTCGATCTCCTTTTTTGCCACCCTCCGCTCTTCAAGGCCAAAGGCGATGTTCTGGCCCACCGACATGTGGGGCCAGAGGGCATAGCTTTGAAACACCATGGCCGCCTCGCGTTTATGCGTCGGTAGCTCCGTGACATCCTTGTCGCCGTAGTAGATCCTCCCTTCATTGGGTTTTTCCAGTCCGGCGATACAACGCAGCAAGGTGGTCTTTCCGCAGCCACTGGAACCTAATAAAAAGAAGAGTTCTCCCTTCTCGATGGTAATACTGGCATGGTCCAGCGCGCGGACATCACCATACTCCTTGACTATCGAATCTGCACGTATTGCACCCATGTTCCTCTAGATCCTCCGTAAGTCGGGATGCCTTGGCAAGGATTAAGGCTGGAGTCTCGGCAACTTTTTCTGCATATTCGAAACGCTGGATCGTTACTTTTTTGAACAACAACCAACCGACCATGACTGAACCCACCACCAAACAAGCTGCTACCACCCCTGAATCAGCCGCCGCAACCGGCAATGAGCTTACAGCAAGCACCCCAGTAAAGACGCCAACCACAGCCCAAGCCAGCCTTGGACAGCGGGCTGGGGCCTACCTGATCGACATCGGGGTGATGATCGGGCTGTCGATCGTTATTTCCGGTATTGTAGGGTTTGCCCTTCCTAAAATAGGCACCCTTCTTTCACTGGTGAGCTGGGCCTACCTGCTTTTCAGGGACTGCATCCCCTTCCTGGACGGGCGCAGCGTCGGTAAAAAACTCCTCGGCCTCCGTGCCGTCACCACCGATGGCGCAAGCCTCTCAGGAAACTGGAGCCCCGGCCTGATCCGCAACGCCGTGCTCTTCATCCCCTTTTTCCCACTCGTCGAATTCATCATCCTCTGCACCAAGCAGGATGCCCCCGAAGGCCTTCTCCGCCTGGGCGACCAATGGGCCGGCACCAAGGTGATCATCGACAAGTAAAAACGAATCTCTCCAGCTGGAACCGGGTGAGGGAAACTCCATCATAGATCCCGCCGAGGGAAAACACAGCACGGGAAGCGAAATAAAAAAAGCCCCCAGGTAGCCATGGCCTGGGGGCTTTGAAATCATTGAGTCGTTCTGTTAGCCCGAAGGGCTTTGGTATTTGGATCCCGCAGTTGCGTGGATCCCGCAGTTGCGGGATTAAACCCTAGAACTTGTAATCCAGATAGAACTGGAACTGGCCGCCTTTGTCGGCTTGTGGGTCGCCCGATGGTGTTCCGAGAGGCACCGCGTAGTCGATGGCCAGCGGTCCGAACGGCAGGTTGAGGCGGAGACCCACACCAGCATCGTGGTAGAAGCCATTGCCAAATTGCCAGGAGGATGCGTTGACGGTTCCGATGTCGTAGAAGACGGCACCACGGACACGCTCGATGAGCGGGAAGGTGTATTCGACCGAGGCAAAGGCCGAGGAGTTACCACCGAAGACTTCATTAGTAATCATATCACGGGGTCCCACGTCACGGTTTTCAAATCCACGGAGTGAGTGTGGTCCACCGAGCATCTCACGGTCAAAGATCGGCACCATGGGACTGTCGCCATGGGTGTCAGCAACAGTGACAGCTCCCTGGACTGATAAGATACTGTCGCCCCAAAGGTTCCAGAATTTAGAACCGCTTGCGCTGACGATGAAGACATCGACATCACCACCCAGAACACCACCGGCGTAGGTGACACCAAAGTCCAGCTTGTGCCCCTTGCGTGGCAATTGGTTGCTATCACGGCTATCGTAGACGTAGTTGAGACTGATGGCGCTGCGGAGGTAGTCACCGTCTTCAGCAATAAACACGGGAGACGTGCCGGTGTCCGCATCAATGGTGATATCCTCAATACGGTACTCGGCGCGCACATAGGCACGCTTGCTCACAGGCTTGCGCAGGGAGAGGGCAAAACCATACTGGCTCTGCTCGTACTCGGAGCTGAAATAAAGCGCATCACGGTAGAAGATCTCAGTACCCAGTGCGAGGCGCTGGCCAAGGAACCAGGGCTCCACCCAGGACATGCGGAAGTCGGTGCGCTGGCTACCGATTTGCACCTTGGTGCTGAACCGCTGACCGGCACCCGTGAAGCTACCCCAGTTGGTGATATCGAAGTTGGTCTGCTCGAGGTTGACGTAACCGACGATGCTGTCCACTGAGCTGAATCCGATACCGAAGCTGATCGAACCGGTTTTCTTCTCGTTGACGAGGATGTTGATATCGCGATAGCCGGTCTGGGCGCTTGGCGAGGCACTGACCTGGACGTCGTTGAAGTAGTTCATGTTCTTCAGGCGACGGCGCGTGGTATCCATCTCGACGGAGTTAAGGTGGTCGCCCGGCTTCATGGGAAGCTCGCGGCGGATCACCCGGTCCTGGGTCTTGTCGTTACCTTCGATAGTGACCCGCCCAACACGGTAGCGGCGGCCTTCGACGATGCGATAAGTAATGGCGACACTGGTAGCCGTGACGTTGCGGATGTCAGGGCTGACTGCGGCATCGGCATATCCACGTGATCCGTAGTAGCTGCGTATGGTGCGCATATCAGCACGCATCTTGGTGACAGAATAGCCATCACCTGCATTGAGAGTCAGTGCCGGAGCAAGTTCAGAGGATTGGAAAACAGTCATTTTCCCAAAGCCAATGCGGGCCACCTTGTATCGGGCTCCCTCAGTGATGGTGATCACAAGATCCACTCGCCCATCGTCCACCGGAGCACGGCCCACAGTGGCGGATACCCGGAGATACCCACGGTCACGGTAGTAGTCGAGCACCCGGTCAAGGTCTTCATCCAGCTTCACATTATCAATACGACCGGACTTGGTGAAAAATGAGAACCAACCCTTTTGTTTGGTCTTCATCTCGTTGCGGAGCACATGCGACTGGATGGCGGTGTTACCGACAAAACGGATCTTTCGCACCTCTGAGCGGGCTCCTTCATCGATGATCAACACCAGCTCAGCGGCACCGGCAACGTTGGCCGCCTGGATCCGGTGTGTCACTGTGACATCCGCATAGCCAAAGCCACGGTAGTGATCCTGGATGTTGCGGCGTGCAGTGAGGATGGCTTCATCGCTCATCACACCACCAGCCTTCAGCTTGGTGACGCTGGCGAGTTTTTTATTGGAGAATTTGGTATTCCCGACAAAACCAACAGCCACAATCTTGGCCCGTGTTTTGACCTCGGCAATCACCTTGACCCCAGCACCC
Proteins encoded in this region:
- the bamA gene encoding outer membrane protein assembly factor BamA, whose protein sequence is MINRIAQHVLMVAGFVLMLGSVSTSHAQDFEGKNISSVSIRYNGPRTVDEARIRGFMETRAGQPYSAARLDDDVRSLYESGLVDDIRFFAEAVGAGVKVIAEVKTRAKIVAVGFVGNTKFSNKKLASVTKLKAGGVMSDEAILTARRNIQDHYRGFGYADVTVTHRIQAANVAGAAELVLIIDEGARSEVRKIRFVGNTAIQSHVLRNEMKTKQKGWFSFFTKSGRIDNVKLDEDLDRVLDYYRDRGYLRVSATVGRAPVDDGRVDLVITITEGARYKVARIGFGKMTVFQSSELAPALTLNAGDGYSVTKMRADMRTIRSYYGSRGYADAAVSPDIRNVTATSVAITYRIVEGRRYRVGRVTIEGNDKTQDRVIRRELPMKPGDHLNSVEMDTTRRRLKNMNYFNDVQVSASPSAQTGYRDINILVNEKKTGSISFGIGFSSVDSIVGYVNLEQTNFDITNWGSFTGAGQRFSTKVQIGSQRTDFRMSWVEPWFLGQRLALGTEIFYRDALYFSSEYEQSQYGFALSLRKPVSKRAYVRAEYRIEDITIDADTGTSPVFIAEDGDYLRSAISLNYVYDSRDSNQLPRKGHKLDFGVTYAGGVLGGDVDVFIVSASGSKFWNLWGDSILSVQGAVTVADTHGDSPMVPIFDREMLGGPHSLRGFENRDVGPRDMITNEVFGGNSSAFASVEYTFPLIERVRGAVFYDIGTVNASSWQFGNGFYHDAGVGLRLNLPFGPLAIDYAVPLGTPSGDPQADKGGQFQFYLDYKF
- a CDS encoding extracellular solute-binding protein; protein product: MKWINNKSFVALALVACVATPILLSKKQDGGDVRVEHADRRINIITPHNETIRREFGEAFQSWWKGKTGETVYVNWLTPGGTSEIRKILDGKYAAAEKVGDEGVGIDIFFGGGDYDFKQQGDKGHLAPLEVFAQHPEWFAQDVIPSAFTGETYYDKNKCWVGVCLSQFGICYNIDALKRRGLEPPTQWTDLADPRYFGGIALADPSKSGSVARAFEMLIQQQMHEALAGAKHRPGETRKQLEMRARSEGWDRGINLIQRISANARYFTDSSTKIPHDVAQGNAVAGMAIDFYGRTYEEMLKKHGGSSRMRWISPKGGTSTSVDPVAVMKGAPDPELAQAFVEFLLTPQGQLLWNAKPGTPCGPKYRALRRMPIRRDVYTAENIKHFADPVNPYEETGGFVYQRELTGKGFKAIQFIIRVMCLDSHDEIKASWQKLVDAGMPGRATKVFSDTTRVSYQNSMGYIRKQINDGTKVKTADMGVQLGKYFRKNYKLAGKLAEEGK
- a CDS encoding ABC transporter ATP-binding protein, which translates into the protein MGAIRADSIVKEYGDVRALDHASITIEKGELFFLLGSSGCGKTTLLRCIAGLEKPNEGRIYYGDKDVTELPTHKREAAMVFQSYALWPHMSVGQNIAFGLEERRVAKKEIEQRVDEALAMVHLEGYGDRRIDHMSGGQQQRVALARALVVKPKCLLLDEPLSNLDAKLRLEMRSEIRRIVKENNLTGVYVTHDQEEALSMADRMAILDAGRIVQTGTPADIYRNPLSAHVAGFIGETNLVEASVDRIVRDDGQLGVRVSSTAGQFHGHVTRGNWRPQEGTKVLVSIRPEALYVDHSGVPINRVMGRVIDRMYLGSSVQYKIQGEGDQQWHVTETNPQVMRGVGEQVMLTADPSDVIILKA
- a CDS encoding RDD family protein; this encodes MTEPTTKQAATTPESAAATGNELTASTPVKTPTTAQASLGQRAGAYLIDIGVMIGLSIVISGIVGFALPKIGTLLSLVSWAYLLFRDCIPFLDGRSVGKKLLGLRAVTTDGASLSGNWSPGLIRNAVLFIPFFPLVEFIILCTKQDAPEGLLRLGDQWAGTKVIIDK